In Lytechinus variegatus isolate NC3 chromosome 18, Lvar_3.0, whole genome shotgun sequence, a single genomic region encodes these proteins:
- the LOC121431854 gene encoding ubiquitin-conjugating enzyme E2 2-like translates to MAHKRLIKELQDIQRDPPANCSAGMDNDIMHWSATIMGPKNSPYEGGVFCLTIQFPTDYPFKPPKVNFTTKIYHPNINSNGSICLDILRSQWSPALTISKVLLSICSMLDDPNADDPLVPEIARVYKVDKSRYNNIAKEWTTKHAMSDEKDKSKSKTAMKGK, encoded by the exons ATGGCTCATAAAAGATTAATTAAG gaattacAAGACATTCAGAGGGACCCACCAGCAAACTGTTCAGCGGGAATGGATAATGACA TTATGCATTGGTCAGCCACAATAATGGGTCCT AAAAACAGTCCGTATGAAGGAGGAGTATTTTGTCTCACAATCCAATTTCCCACAGATTATCCTTTCAAACCACCTAAA GTCAACTTcacaacaaaaatatatcatcCCAATATAAATAGCAATGGCAGCATTTGTCTCGATATTCTAAGATCACAATGGTCACCAGCATTAACAATATCAAAAG TCTTATTGTCAATTTGTTCGATGCTTGATGACCCAAACGCAGACGACCCGTTAGTGCCCGAAATCGCCAGAGTGTACAAAGTCGACAAGTCAAGGTATAACAATATAGCCAAGGAATGGACGACGAAACACGCCATGAGCGACGAAAAGGATAAAAGCAAGTCAAAAACGGCGATGAAAGGAAAGTGA